A genomic window from Gossypium hirsutum isolate 1008001.06 chromosome D10, Gossypium_hirsutum_v2.1, whole genome shotgun sequence includes:
- the LOC107914526 gene encoding vacuolar-sorting receptor 1 isoform X2 has protein sequence MRENSWFLICMWVLLVGNCLGRFVVEKNSLKVTSPESIKGVYECAIGNFGVPQYGGTLVGTVVYPKANQGACKSFDDFDISFKSKPGGLPTFLLVDRGDCFFTLKAWNAQKAGAAAILVADSKDEPLITMDTPEEENANAEYLQNITIPSALISKSLGDSLKKALNGGEMVNMNLDWRESLPHPDERVEYEFWTNSNDECGPKCDSQIEFVKNFKGAAQILEQKGYTMFTPHYITWYCPEAFILSKQCKSQCINHGRYCAPDPEQDFSKGYDGKDVVVQNLRQACLFKVANESGKPWLWWDYVTDFAIRCPMKEKKYNKECADKVIQALGVDLNKVDNCIGDTEADVDNPVLKAEQDAQIGKGSRGDVTILPTLVINNRQYRGKLDRGAVLKAICAGFQETTEPAICLTEDIQTNECLENNGGCWQDKSANITACRDTFRGRVCECPLVNGVKFSGDGYTHCEASAALRCEINNGGCWRETQEGRTYSACIDDHSHGCKCPYGFRGDGVKSCEDVDECKEKLACQCPGCKCKNTWGSYECSCSGGSLYMREHDTCISKNVKTEVSWGSVWVIILGLVAAGAGGYAIYKYRIRRYMDSEIRAIMAQYMPLDNQPNNVHHPDI, from the exons ATGAGGGAAAATTCTTGGTTTTTAATTTGCATGTGGGTTTTGTTAGTGGGGAATTGTTTGGGGAGGTTTGTGGTGGAGAAGAACAGCTTGAAGGTGACTTCGCCGGAATCAATCAAAGGGGTTTATGAGTGTGCGATTGGGAATTTTGGGGTTCCTCAGTATGGGGGTACCTTGGTTGGCACGGTTGTTTATCCTAAAGCTAATCAAGGCGCTTGCAAGTCCTTCGATGATTTTGACATCTCTTTCAAATCAAAGCCTGGGGGATTACCCACTTTTCTCCTTGTTGATCGTGGAG ATTGTTTCTTCACCTTGAAGGCATGGAATGCTCAGAAAGCTGGAGCTGCTGCTATTCTTGTTGCTGACAGCAAGGATGAGCCCTTGATTACCATGGATACCCCTGAAGAAGAAAATGCTAATGCTGAATACCTGCAGAACATCACCATTCCATCAGCCCTCATCAGTAAATCACTAGGGGACAGCCTCAAGAAGGCCCTTAACGGTGGGGAGATGGTTAATATGAATCTTGACTGGAGGGAGTCACTTCCTCATCCTGATGAACGGGTTGAGTATGAGTTCTGGACAAATAGCAACGATGAGTGTGGGCCAAAGTGTGACAGCCAGATAGAATTTGTCAAGAACTTCAAAGGAGCTGCTCAAATACTTGAGCAGAAGGGCTACACTATGTTCACCCCCCACTATATAACTTGGTATTGCCCTGAAGcttttattttgagcaaacaGTGCAAGTCACAGTGTATCAATCATGGGAGGTACTGTGCTCCTGATCCTGAGCAAGACTTCAGTAAAGGTTATGATGGTAAAGATGTGGTGGTTCAAAATCTTCGCCAAGCTTGCCTGTTCAAAGTTGCCAATGAAAGTGGAAAGCCATGGCTTTGGTGGGATTATGTTACGGACTTTGCTATCCGCTGCCCGATGAAAGAGAAGAAATATAACAAGGAGTGTGCAGATAAAGTTATCCAAGCCCTTG GTGTTGATCTCAATAAAGTAGACAACTGTATTGGAGACACTGAAGCTGATGTGGACAACCCAGTGCTGAAAGCTGAGCAAGATGCACAG ATTGGAAAAGGCTCTCGTGGAGATGTAACTATACTGCCAACTCTTGTGATAAACAACAGACAGTATAGAG GGAAGTTGGACAGAGGAGCTGTTCTCAAGGCAATTTGTGCAGGTTTTCAAGAGACCACAGAGCCAGCAATTTGTTTAACTGAAG ATATACAAACTAACGAGTGCTTAGAAAACAATGGTGGTTGCTGGCAGGACAAGAGTGCCAACATAACTGCATGCAGG GATACCTTCCGGGGAAGAGTGTGCGAATGCCCGTTAGTTAATGGTGTGAAGTTTTCTGGAGATGGTTATACGCATTGTGAAG CTTCTGCGGCTTTACGCTGCGAAATCAACAATGGAGGATGTTGGAGAGAAACACAGGAAGGAAGGACATACTCTGCTTGTATT GATGATCATTCACATGGTTGCAAGTGCCCATACGGATTCAGGGGTGATGGAGTCAAGAGCTGTGAAG ATGTTGATGAGTGCAAGGAGAAGCTGGCCTGCCAATGTCCTGGTTGCAAATGCAAAAATACCTGGGGCAGTTATGAGTGCAGCTGTAGTGGTGGTTCGTTGTACATGCGAGAGCATGACACATGTATCA GTAAGAATGTTAAAACAGAGGTAAGCTGGGGCTCTGTTTGGGTAATAATTCTTGGATTGGTTGCTGCTGGAGCTGGAGGGTATGCCATTTACAAATACAGAATCCGG AGATACATGGATTCAGAGATTCGGGCTATAATGGCACAATACATGCCATTGGATAATCAACCAAACAACGTTCATCATCCAGACATCTGA
- the LOC107914526 gene encoding vacuolar-sorting receptor 1 isoform X1, giving the protein MRENSWFLICMWVLLVGNCLGRFVVEKNSLKVTSPESIKGVYECAIGNFGVPQYGGTLVGTVVYPKANQGACKSFDDFDISFKSKPGGLPTFLLVDRGDCFFTLKAWNAQKAGAAAILVADSKDEPLITMDTPEEENANAEYLQNITIPSALISKSLGDSLKKALNGGEMVNMNLDWRESLPHPDERVEYEFWTNSNDECGPKCDSQIEFVKNFKGAAQILEQKGYTMFTPHYITWYCPEAFILSKQCKSQCINHGRYCAPDPEQDFSKGYDGKDVVVQNLRQACLFKVANESGKPWLWWDYVTDFAIRCPMKEKKYNKECADKVIQALGVDLNKVDNCIGDTEADVDNPVLKAEQDAQIGKGSRGDVTILPTLVINNRQYRGKLDRGAVLKAICAGFQETTEPAICLTEDIQTNECLENNGGCWQDKSANITACRDTFRGRVCECPLVNGVKFSGDGYTHCEASAALRCEINNGGCWRETQEGRTYSACIVSVSLSISLFISPSFSWFLSYLVLEWNVQDDHSHGCKCPYGFRGDGVKSCEDVDECKEKLACQCPGCKCKNTWGSYECSCSGGSLYMREHDTCISKNVKTEVSWGSVWVIILGLVAAGAGGYAIYKYRIRRYMDSEIRAIMAQYMPLDNQPNNVHHPDI; this is encoded by the exons ATGAGGGAAAATTCTTGGTTTTTAATTTGCATGTGGGTTTTGTTAGTGGGGAATTGTTTGGGGAGGTTTGTGGTGGAGAAGAACAGCTTGAAGGTGACTTCGCCGGAATCAATCAAAGGGGTTTATGAGTGTGCGATTGGGAATTTTGGGGTTCCTCAGTATGGGGGTACCTTGGTTGGCACGGTTGTTTATCCTAAAGCTAATCAAGGCGCTTGCAAGTCCTTCGATGATTTTGACATCTCTTTCAAATCAAAGCCTGGGGGATTACCCACTTTTCTCCTTGTTGATCGTGGAG ATTGTTTCTTCACCTTGAAGGCATGGAATGCTCAGAAAGCTGGAGCTGCTGCTATTCTTGTTGCTGACAGCAAGGATGAGCCCTTGATTACCATGGATACCCCTGAAGAAGAAAATGCTAATGCTGAATACCTGCAGAACATCACCATTCCATCAGCCCTCATCAGTAAATCACTAGGGGACAGCCTCAAGAAGGCCCTTAACGGTGGGGAGATGGTTAATATGAATCTTGACTGGAGGGAGTCACTTCCTCATCCTGATGAACGGGTTGAGTATGAGTTCTGGACAAATAGCAACGATGAGTGTGGGCCAAAGTGTGACAGCCAGATAGAATTTGTCAAGAACTTCAAAGGAGCTGCTCAAATACTTGAGCAGAAGGGCTACACTATGTTCACCCCCCACTATATAACTTGGTATTGCCCTGAAGcttttattttgagcaaacaGTGCAAGTCACAGTGTATCAATCATGGGAGGTACTGTGCTCCTGATCCTGAGCAAGACTTCAGTAAAGGTTATGATGGTAAAGATGTGGTGGTTCAAAATCTTCGCCAAGCTTGCCTGTTCAAAGTTGCCAATGAAAGTGGAAAGCCATGGCTTTGGTGGGATTATGTTACGGACTTTGCTATCCGCTGCCCGATGAAAGAGAAGAAATATAACAAGGAGTGTGCAGATAAAGTTATCCAAGCCCTTG GTGTTGATCTCAATAAAGTAGACAACTGTATTGGAGACACTGAAGCTGATGTGGACAACCCAGTGCTGAAAGCTGAGCAAGATGCACAG ATTGGAAAAGGCTCTCGTGGAGATGTAACTATACTGCCAACTCTTGTGATAAACAACAGACAGTATAGAG GGAAGTTGGACAGAGGAGCTGTTCTCAAGGCAATTTGTGCAGGTTTTCAAGAGACCACAGAGCCAGCAATTTGTTTAACTGAAG ATATACAAACTAACGAGTGCTTAGAAAACAATGGTGGTTGCTGGCAGGACAAGAGTGCCAACATAACTGCATGCAGG GATACCTTCCGGGGAAGAGTGTGCGAATGCCCGTTAGTTAATGGTGTGAAGTTTTCTGGAGATGGTTATACGCATTGTGAAG CTTCTGCGGCTTTACGCTGCGAAATCAACAATGGAGGATGTTGGAGAGAAACACAGGAAGGAAGGACATACTCTGCTTGTATTGTGAGTGTCTCTCTGTCTATCTCTTTATTTATCTCTCCATCATTTTCCTGGTTTCTTAGTTATTTGGTTCTGGAATGGAATGTTCAGGATGATCATTCACATGGTTGCAAGTGCCCATACGGATTCAGGGGTGATGGAGTCAAGAGCTGTGAAG ATGTTGATGAGTGCAAGGAGAAGCTGGCCTGCCAATGTCCTGGTTGCAAATGCAAAAATACCTGGGGCAGTTATGAGTGCAGCTGTAGTGGTGGTTCGTTGTACATGCGAGAGCATGACACATGTATCA GTAAGAATGTTAAAACAGAGGTAAGCTGGGGCTCTGTTTGGGTAATAATTCTTGGATTGGTTGCTGCTGGAGCTGGAGGGTATGCCATTTACAAATACAGAATCCGG AGATACATGGATTCAGAGATTCGGGCTATAATGGCACAATACATGCCATTGGATAATCAACCAAACAACGTTCATCATCCAGACATCTGA
- the LOC107914632 gene encoding protein FATTY ACID EXPORT 3, chloroplastic isoform X2 produces MYSIKSLNPTCALLSLKTLSRASASPLPPCLSPSLRLKPPSGCRVSLAAPRGLALSFRPLDRQLSFSQSVVAFAASHEESHSEIEVEREKNEESSNEAWQRALEAFKEQALKMQNVSQEAYEIYSKKALVTLKETSEQLKIQAEKARNDLIEIVKETSEEGKVYLSTAAENSPPQVKEIVGTYYSSADDFNDISKVLDFHVGIPYGTILSVGGFLSFMLTGSVSAIRFGVILGGALLASSVSSLKLYKGGQSSPLAIKGQAVISSVLFFRALSSLIQTSTLGSFLTTLVSGAVAAFYVYKLLPNDKPGLKPGIGN; encoded by the exons ATGTATTCGATCAAAAGTCTTAACCCTACCTGCGCCTTGCTGTCGTTGAAGACACTTAGCCGTGCTTCCGCTTCTCCGTTGCCACCGTGTTTGTCGCCGTCTCTACGGCTCAAGCCGCCTTCTGGCTGCAGAGTCTCTCTCGCCGCTCCTAGAGGTTTAGCCCTAAGTTTTCGCCCACTCGATCGGCAGCTTTCCTTCAGCCAATCTGTTGTCGCTTTCGCAGCTTCCCACGAGGAATCA CATTCGGAAATAGAAGTGGAGAGAGAAAAGAATGAAGAATCATCAAATGAAGCATGGCAACGAGCTTTAgaagctttcaaagaacaagcctTGAAGATGCAGAACGTGTCCCAAGAAGCTTACGAGATTTACTCCAAGAAAGCTTTGGTTACTCTGAAAGAAACTTCGGAGCAGCTTAAGATTCAAGCAGAAAAGGCCAGAAACGATCTGATTGAAATAGTTAAAGAAACCAGTGAAGAAGGCAAAGTTTACCTCTCAACGGCAGCCGAGAATTCCCCTCCACAAGTCAAAGAAATTGTCGGAACATACTATTCCTCTGCCGATGATTTCAATGACATTTCCAAAGTTCTTGACTTTCACGTCGGCATACCTTATG GTACCATTCTTTCAGTCGGGGGATTCCTTTCTTTCATGTTGACAGGGAGTGTTTCTGCAATTAGGTTCGGTGTTATTCTAGGTGGAGCTCTTTTAGCATCAAGTGTATCAAGCTTAAAATTATACAAAGGAGGACAGTCTTCTCCTCTTGCCATCAAAGGGCAAGCAG TCATCTCATCTGTCTTATTTTTTAGGGCGTTAAGCTCACTGATTCAG ACATCAACTCTGGGCAGCTTTCTCACAACCTTAGTCAG TGGTGCGGTGGCGGCATTCTATGTATACAAGCTTCTACCAAATGACAAGCCAGGCTTAAAACCTGGGATAGGAAATTGA
- the LOC107914632 gene encoding protein FATTY ACID EXPORT 3, chloroplastic isoform X1, with translation MYSIKSLNPTCALLSLKTLSRASASPLPPCLSPSLRLKPPSGCRVSLAAPRGLALSFRPLDRQLSFSQSVVAFAASHEESKHSEIEVEREKNEESSNEAWQRALEAFKEQALKMQNVSQEAYEIYSKKALVTLKETSEQLKIQAEKARNDLIEIVKETSEEGKVYLSTAAENSPPQVKEIVGTYYSSADDFNDISKVLDFHVGIPYGTILSVGGFLSFMLTGSVSAIRFGVILGGALLASSVSSLKLYKGGQSSPLAIKGQAVISSVLFFRALSSLIQTSTLGSFLTTLVSGAVAAFYVYKLLPNDKPGLKPGIGN, from the exons ATGTATTCGATCAAAAGTCTTAACCCTACCTGCGCCTTGCTGTCGTTGAAGACACTTAGCCGTGCTTCCGCTTCTCCGTTGCCACCGTGTTTGTCGCCGTCTCTACGGCTCAAGCCGCCTTCTGGCTGCAGAGTCTCTCTCGCCGCTCCTAGAGGTTTAGCCCTAAGTTTTCGCCCACTCGATCGGCAGCTTTCCTTCAGCCAATCTGTTGTCGCTTTCGCAGCTTCCCACGAGGAATCA AAGCATTCGGAAATAGAAGTGGAGAGAGAAAAGAATGAAGAATCATCAAATGAAGCATGGCAACGAGCTTTAgaagctttcaaagaacaagcctTGAAGATGCAGAACGTGTCCCAAGAAGCTTACGAGATTTACTCCAAGAAAGCTTTGGTTACTCTGAAAGAAACTTCGGAGCAGCTTAAGATTCAAGCAGAAAAGGCCAGAAACGATCTGATTGAAATAGTTAAAGAAACCAGTGAAGAAGGCAAAGTTTACCTCTCAACGGCAGCCGAGAATTCCCCTCCACAAGTCAAAGAAATTGTCGGAACATACTATTCCTCTGCCGATGATTTCAATGACATTTCCAAAGTTCTTGACTTTCACGTCGGCATACCTTATG GTACCATTCTTTCAGTCGGGGGATTCCTTTCTTTCATGTTGACAGGGAGTGTTTCTGCAATTAGGTTCGGTGTTATTCTAGGTGGAGCTCTTTTAGCATCAAGTGTATCAAGCTTAAAATTATACAAAGGAGGACAGTCTTCTCCTCTTGCCATCAAAGGGCAAGCAG TCATCTCATCTGTCTTATTTTTTAGGGCGTTAAGCTCACTGATTCAG ACATCAACTCTGGGCAGCTTTCTCACAACCTTAGTCAG TGGTGCGGTGGCGGCATTCTATGTATACAAGCTTCTACCAAATGACAAGCCAGGCTTAAAACCTGGGATAGGAAATTGA